DNA sequence from the Siniperca chuatsi isolate FFG_IHB_CAS linkage group LG3, ASM2008510v1, whole genome shotgun sequence genome:
AGCTTGGTACACTTGTAACACATTGGTGTAGCCTAGTTACACACTGGTGTACTGGTGTAGCCTACCAGTGGCTTAACTGTTAGTTCTCGTAACTAGGCCTATATAAACTAACGTTTAAcacagatacatttaaaaaaaaaaaatacttttctcattttcccattttaatttcatgctcttttgttctcgTCACCATACCAAAAGTGATCCTGTGTCGccaaaataaaatcacagaaaCACGACTTACAGTTTATTGTGGGGTAGGCCTCTTTTAACAAGTGCAGATATCCAGTAAATCATATAGGCCTGGTTGCAGATGTAGCCTTCTGTATAACGGCAGTATAACTCGCTGTAGGCACCGTGTCCGTCCAGCAGGGGGCGGTGGCGGACTCTCTGTTGCTCCTGGTCCTGACGAAGAAAAGCCACTTCCGCTGTTCCATCCTGTCACAGACTACACTTTGGTACAGCGAGGTGAGTACGCTAGCGGGCGGTTTACTGAATGAAAGACATCTaatgaaaatctgtttaaataaTGATTTGTGCAGTTCACACATTTGTCGTTGTGCACGAGATTTAAAAGTAATCTTGACAATCACTCGGTGTCTTGTGAAAACCCTGGCGTTACAGAGGGACTTCTCTGACCTTGGCTAGCAAGCTAACGGAGCTAgctacggttagctagttttgcAGGGGTCTTGAATTGAACAAAATGTCAAGGTCCCGCTGTCATTGATTACCTcttgtcagaaatgtgtttttatcaacGTATCTTCTCTGTTAGTTATTAAAAACATGCTTTACCATTTAGCACCTGCAGTGGGGCGGTCTTTATTGGTAATTAATATCATTAATGTCTTAATTTCTACCTGCGTTAACGCGAACTTCATTTCCAGTGCGGTTTAACACAGACTTAATGCTTTCTCATCGTGAGACATGTGTCCTGGAGTCAATCATTAAAAGTGAATTTGCCACACTGAATTGAGTAACTGCATTATGAAATGACGTTGCCGTGTACTTTAAATTGGAGGTGAAGATGTTTTTGTCCAGGCTAAAACTAggcttaatttatttattaaggaCATTTCCTTCAGGTTGTATATCCGTTTTGCTAGCAGCATGTAAATATCTATCCATGTATATCACTACATAGTATAAAAACATTGTGTAATACAAAGGTACATCTGCCAAACAATGTGGTCATTGAAATGCAAAGAAAGTGGCCACATACACTCAGTTTCCAGTTAATTAGGTACAACTAGTTAAAGCTAATGTAGTcttaatacaacagccctgcaataaaccCTAAcctcatgaaggttataatgtcaagtttttgttgaaaccgtttatagagaggtgttgattaaaCCTTAAGGTCCTTTTTGGAAGCTGTCTTTGTGCATTTttggtgctgttgaattttattgcattatactgataGGTGTTTCTAATACTTAATCaaccctcactgatataaatggaGTAgattaaatattagaaacacttcAGTGTAGTGCAGTACAGTTCATTAGCAACTGCGGCATCCAAAATCACCATAAACTTGAATTAACACCACTAAAACATTGCGTTTGAAAGTTCAGTCTTTATCTTGGTAACAGTAGGATTACAAAAAACCCtcaaaaagctagtaagtggaccttgagttaatttatttttggcaaCCTCAAATACTTACAACATATACCGAACattaaccttcatgaaggtaggatttattgcaggtcTGTTGTactagttttagctaggtgtacctcaAACTGgcaaccgtgtgtgtgtgtgtgtgtgtgtgtgtgtgtgtgtatatataacctgaaaacacatgtatgtacacacacactttattttcttGCCGCATGTAGCCTTAATTATTTTGAAGCTTTGAAGAGGGTTTGTCTGGACTAAACAAGAATACTTTCTACCTTCCAGACAGTCGAGATGGCAGGCCGTCGTGTTGCCCTGAAGGCCATTGACTGGGTGGCGTTTGCTGAGCGTGTTCCACCCAACCAGAGGGGCATGTTCAACGCACTGAAGACTCGCAGTGACGCCATCGCTGCCAAGTTAGTTTTACACCAACAACTACAGGCTTTAGAAAGTCAGTTGTGGgacaacacaacaaacagtgCAATTGAATATTAATAGTTCATTGAAATTAGTGCTGCTTGGTGGTGgatgtgttttcttgctgataAGCAAAACAGCATCAATCTGAGGGAAGTTTCAAAGGAGTCAGCTGTGAAGTTATGTTCCATGCAATGACAGAGTGGCGCATATCAGGGCTACAGAGCTCAAGTGTCCACTACTCACCTGACAGAAGCTTTGCAAGGTGCTGGAAGGACAATCACatgtaaatacataaaagaCCATCTGCACActaggatttatttatttattttctacagagtgcagttgtgtgtgtggatgttcaTTTTTTGTATACATACATCAGGGCTAACGTCAGTATTAATTCTTGGCAGTTTGCTTGAAAGTTTTTAGAAAATTATTTGGTCAAACTGATCATGTGCTCAACCTACAGAAGTGCCTATGAGATGCTTGAGGGGGAAAAATTAAACTGTAGACAATAACTGGTAAATTAGTGCACCAGTGATTTGATATTTTACTTCTTTCGTGCATCTTATCAGGTCCTCATTATCAGTGAACTGCATTGGGCTATTAGTTGGTCTCCTGGAAGAACTATACTCTTTCTACAGTGTTTGTCTTGCACACACTATCCAACTATTAAGTTGCACCCGTTAGTCcatcttttaacatttttgtcaaCTCATGAACACATTTGCTCATTGTTAACTTTTTGTACTGATTTGATTCTTTGATCTCCTTCTTAGTTTTTTTCACTATGACCTTCATTGTCACCTGTTATACTCCATCTCTTCTCTTTATACCAGACTAAACTCTCTGCCAGAGACTCCTGCAGCCATTGACTGGAGTTACTACAGGAGCGCAGTGGCCAAAGCCGGGATGGTTGATGAGTTTGAGAAGAAGGTGAGCTTTACTCGACTGGTTTATTCAGCGGGTCATGAGCATTATGCTGTCTCTCCATGTAATGTGGGTTAAAATTCCACTTCTGACACTACATGGCAACTTTCACTTTAATTGATTGTGGCATGTTTCTATGGCTGCGTCCGGCTGCAATGAGACTTTTTTGGTGAATTCGGTGGAGCATAAATACATTGGAGGCGTCTGTAGAGGCCATAAAATCTGACAAATCTTAGCTTGTCGCTTTTAGGATCTCTTGAAATTACTTTTTGTCTGAACAGCTTTGAGGGTAACTGAATAATTGTGGTAGGCAAACTACAGCTTAAATTCCCTTTTGGCCCCTCTGCAAAAATAATCAATTCAGCTGGTGGTTGTATAGCTAAGTCATAATTTCATTAGTTTGTTAAgcatttgcttgtttttgctACAGTGCTAAATCATAAATGTTTCTCCTACACGCAGTTCAAAGCCCTGCACGTCCCTGAGCCTGTTGACACACAGACGAGCGCCATCAATTCACAGGAGGCTGAAGCTGTAAGTGATTACATCAAACAAATCCATGTGTTGCCTGAGTTTCAGCTTTACTGTACCATTGTAAAATTTGttgacttttaatttgaaaactgTTAGTTAAACCAAAATTGGCAATCATTTGTATTTATGTAACGGCTGTGGGAATTTTAGTGTGCACAAAATGTTCGACAACCATGAAATTCACCCAACACGAAAACGGGCATTGTAAATTAaagcaagagagacagacaccACAACTGgaattaattttatgtttatCAGTGATATGATTTGCTGTTGTCATTGTTGCATTGTCAGATGTAATTATTTCACGTTTCTCTAACAGAACAAAAGTGCATCAGCCTACGTCGAAGGATCTAAGGCTCGCATTGCTCATTATCAGAAAGAGGTGAGACAGTAATTGCATTAGTTGCTAAAACACCTCATGGACGACTTCAGGAAATCTGTGTTTATAAccttactgttttgttttgtgtttttttttttttttttttttctgcctctctttctgttctttcGTGTTTGGTCTCAGTTGGATAAGTTTAAGAACATGATCCCCTTCGACCAGATGACCATCGAGGACCTCAACAACACCTTCCCTGAGACCAAGCTGGACAAGGTCAAACATCCCTACTGGCCCCACAAGCCCATTGCGGAACTGTAATCCTATTCCTGGACACTCACCTCACAATAaacattatgtattttaaagAGAAAGTTTGATGATTTCATCATTTGATAAACATCTGGGGGGGAAAGTGTGAGTTGTTTtgaaatatgtacagtacaaagtACAGTAAAGGCAACTCACGATATTGTAGGTCGTGGCCATGAGGGGGCGATGTTGCtttagttttaatttgaaagGTGAACTGGGTGGTTAAAATAACGATTTACTAACATTTTGACATGCACTATAACGTTATAATGAATCTACTTTACAATCGGATTGATATCTGTAACCACTGTATGATGGATATGTCTTACCAAGGCTACTGTGCTTCTGTGGCCATTAAATCAATCGTAGTTTTTCAGTCCTGATTTAACTGTCGGCAGTTTTGAGGTACAAAAGGTCTTGTAAATAGAACTGACGTAAtcactgtaataaaaaaaacttcaattGTATattagcatacagtatattgtacgTCAAATATTTACTCATCTCAACAGTGACTCATGTCGAAGATTAAAACGCTCAAAAGTTAATCTGCAATTACAGGTTAACGAAATATGTCACTAATTCCTGAAATATGTCACTAATTCCTGAATCATGGGTCGACTGTTTGTGTCCCTCAACAATCATTGGACGCAGactatttatttacataaaagtgGGAGGGATATCGGACCTTTTGCCCCAGCTTTGCATTTTGATTGGCCCAACTTTACAGCGTCTCAGTTGTTGATTGGCCAGAGTTCTGGGGGAAGTAAAACAGGAGGTGTCTCGTGAAAACTGCTTTCcgttaaatgttattttacagtcTGACGATAGACGGGAATCCATCAGCTCAGGTAGATGCCTTCTCTTATAACCTATCTATAATTTAATGGTGTGATTTCTGTACGATGTGCTCACGGTCGTGTGATTTACTGAGAGTTTTCCGTTAGCGTTGGCAAGTAACCAGTGGTGAAAACAGCAGCTCTCCGTTCATTTGTGTCAATAACGGTATAAAAGAGCTCAGATAGCTTGCTCGTGCGGAGGTTAAACATGGGAAAACATAACTGCATCAGAAACTATTTTTGTTGCAACAATTATGATGGTATGGAGTTATTGTACTTCCACATCCGTGATGATAACCGCAGTACACCGTTATCAGTAGCATCgatagctagctaacgttatccAGCGACAACGTTAGCCACAGGAGATTACGTTATAGATGGGATAGTCAGCCAGGTGCCCTCTGCCCTGGATGGTGGATAGATGTTTGATTATGCTATTTTCACCCCAACGAATTTAGCCAAAGATTCATAGTAATATCACCATAAACGCTTAATGTCTCTCCATTTGGAAAACACTCATTTTACACTCCTCCGAATATAAATGATAAGGCCTAACTATATCTGTTTGGCCACAATCACCTATAGGCTTCATGTGACtgtttagctagctaactgcaCACCACTGCGTCAAAACACCTTGTCCTGGTGGGAATGAGCTACATTTCGTGCAAGCTTGAGGTTTAATGAAAGAAAACTCCacttttttagtattttgttaAGATGTTCCCCGCCGGCATGGTGTGTTTACAACACAATTCAACAATCTTGCCAAGGGATTTACGAGAGGTCAGTAAGGCAACACCGCTGTGGGTGCAAATTGTGCAAAACTATTTTGGCTGGAGAGAAATATGAGCTGATGTCCTCTGAATTCACCTTGGTCAGTACTTTCCTGTCGTTTGTATTAGGGCctatgttgtgtttatttcctTCCAAGCACACATTTGCTTAGACTTTTAGACATGTTAGTATAGAGATGTAGTGTGAAGTGAAATTTAACAGTTTGGTTTGACTTCCAGGGCCAAAGGTGACAGATCAGCTTGTGTCTAAGCTAGTTGGTGTAAGTTTGTGTTGAGAGTAGCACATTCAATCAAAGACATGTTTCTCAGCAGTTATCCTCTTCCACtgtgaaatcattaaaatcCGGATGTAGTGCAGAGTCACAACattgtgtaatgttttttaCCTTGTGTCAGACATTTTCCAACCATACATCATCTAAATGATGGGTTCAAACACATCATAAGGCCTCATAACCCTACAGgctttttattgttattgggAATCTCATGGCCGAGAGTGCGTGTTGTGTTAGGTGAAAACAGACATGCTTGTGTTAGTGCTCGGCCCAGGTTTGTCCCTGGACAGTGGAGTCAACACTAGCTTCATTGTTCATAGAGAACAATGGGAGTAGGCCTGCCTGGAGGGAGGCACTACTAAGAGAGGTTGGCATCTGTTTCACCCCAAGGGGATAGCAGGcctgtgcttttcttacagTGGTATTACCACACACAAAGCTATGTAGAGACGAAGAAAGGCAATCTGAAGCAAAGCGTCATGTGTAGCAACAAGTTTTGGTCAACTTTCTTTTCCAGAATGACGGAAGTATTGTTACAGAGGCTGCTGCACAGAACACATGAGTAAGAAATGTTTTATAGCACCAGGGACAGTAAATGTCACATCCCAAAATCCACTACCTGGGCTCAATTTTCGAACAAGCAATTTCCAAAATAGAAAAGGATTTGCAAATGATGGATGGCTACCTGccaaacaataaatgaaaaatgcaactTCAGCCAAAATATGCTAACATTTGGCTGGTGTTGATTTCCCACTCTGAAAGATTGACGGACATGTATTGGGTCAGGTGAAGGTGTCAAACACAAATTTCCATTTATTGATGTCCTTTGCATGCAGCATTATGAGATCACTTATATTTAAATCTTCATTTacaatttcttttaaaaatttaaaccGTCATATacttatgaataaatataaatattggaggattaaatgtagttttaatagacacatctttaaatgttataaataggAGCTGAACACAGAATAGTCAACGTTAATGCTGAAGATTGCGAGAGTATGGCTTTGAAACTGTGTATCCCTCGCACCAGCATCCTGctctgtggtttgtttgtgaCACACAGGGTTACTTCATGCAACATGACACTCCATCCTCAACCTTTCACTGATTGAATTTCAGATGCAGCAGTTCAGCCCCCCGCTCCCAGCCAGTTATAGATTAAGCAGGAGCCTGGGTTGCTACTTCATATGTAGGCTGGACAATATTGGGACATTGTTGGTATCATTCACAGATATGTCCTCCAAATTTTAGCAATCAATATTAGCAGAAAACATAAGTCATTGTTATTATAACCAAACCTCAgattagtgctgaaacgatgagtcaattaatcgatcaacagaaaaataatatgcaactgttttgatgattgattaatcgtttcagtaatttttcaagcaaaaacagtgaaaaagatTCCCTGGTTCCACCTTCTCAAATGAgattatttgctgcttttctctgtttttatttcattgtaatttgagtatctttgggttttataCTTCACACAAACAAGACTTTTGAAGAGATCACCTTgggccattttttaaaaactattttttaatcttttatagaccaaacaatcaatcattAGTTGTAGTGCTGCagctaacagttattttcattatcgattaatttaCCCATTATTGAAGAAGTTTGAACCATAtaattttttgatatttttgctttaaaaacgACTGAAGCGATTTAccgattattaaaattgttatttttctggCGATCGAATACTAGATTAATCAACTAAACTTAGTATTCAACTTAGTATTCAACTAGAGTAACTAGAGTAGAGTaattctgaatcagctgcatcACAATGTATTTTCAGactagcctgggaaccagacgaatctaGCAAATTCGTGTTTTATTTGGTCTGACAGGTACGCCTGGCCCTTCTCCCGTTCAAACAGATTGCCACCCATCTTGGATTTGGTTGGGACAATCATAGccatttatctaatatgggaCGGGTTTTTTATGACGACTGACAGAGTAGCATTACCAgtccagatttgaagtcacacGTTTTGATGCTCTGATTGGCACTAGGCTCtcgaaactcagatcaaactgcaTTCCTGTTTcccgcctcaaatgttttcagaaacacattttagtgtactgtttagctgtaatttgagaaagtttgtgatcAGGCCGCCAGTTTTTTCCTGCTAGAAAACGGACCAAGCACCGCCCTGACTTGCATGTGTCGCTGAGCAcgttttgttgctctgtttgGTTGTAGATCTTTCCAATTGCGTCCAGAGGAATTTTGGTCTGTgccccttggaaatcgaaaatgaactgagaggtttGTGAATTAGTCTGGCGTTGCCAGGCTATTGTCAGACTAAATGGCAATCagtaattgtttcattttatctatcaatattaacatttattgAAACATCCTTTAGATGATTACTTGGGACACAGAACAAGAGGCCTATTTATAGTCTATTCTATGGCTATGGTAATGTATTTCTTCCAATGGTCTTGAAGTTTTGGCTATTAGCCATGAGACGCTTGCTTGTTTATAGGCTTCTTCATGCTAGTGCTGTAGCCTACTTTGTATGCCCTTAGCAAACATAGAGTCTGTGTTGTTAGCCAGCTTGTTTTCCCTCCAGCCTCACTTTCTACTGGAGTCGTCAGAGTAGGAGTGGGAAATTGGTGGACCTCGGTGAGCTAAGCTAGCATAGCTCTTTATTTGTTCATAGACAGTGAATGAAGCTTGCCACAGCACATACACCTGTGTCAGCTGAATCAGTCTGGCAGATGTGGGCAGGGAGGTGGTATGTAGCTGGCCTGGATGGACTTTAGGAATTATTGCTCCCGTGCAGTAGAGCATCAGAGGATTACTGTAAAAAGGGGCAACCTCACTACTGCAATCGCTCACACAtaataacataaacacatacaaactgaCATGCtcacaaataaaactaaagaaGAAATTGTATAGAAAAACAATGCTcacaaacttttcattttttcattgtgCTGGCTTAAATGTTCTCTCTAAATCCCCAATAGAAGTTGTACCAATTAATTGGGACTGTAAGAAGATCATCTTTATAGGGAGGTGAAtgagagggatggatggataaaaagAGGGGTGGGGGTTACCATCTGGATAGGGTTTTATCTGTTATCTAGATagcctgctgtgtttttgtgtgtgacagagacaaAGCCTGACTCAGTGTCAGCAGTGTACTGCTGTAGGATGCAATAATTTGATCCTTCTCTGATTCTAGTGCTCACTTAAAGCGATTAAAAGGAGAGATTAAGTATAGTTGTTACAACTAGACAGTTAAGGACTTTCAAACCCTCTGCCCCAGGGCAGCTGAAAATTCAGGAAAAagatttaaattatttctgtatttgtttgtgcatgAGTGAACATGAGGCATGTTTTCCCTGTGATACGCAGACgagaccattttcacagcaggcatttt
Encoded proteins:
- the LOC122872413 gene encoding ATP synthase subunit d, mitochondrial-like; this translates as MAGRRVALKAIDWVAFAERVPPNQRGMFNALKTRSDAIAAKLNSLPETPAAIDWSYYRSAVAKAGMVDEFEKKFKALHVPEPVDTQTSAINSQEAEANKSASAYVEGSKARIAHYQKELDKFKNMIPFDQMTIEDLNNTFPETKLDKVKHPYWPHKPIAEL